A window of the Apodemus sylvaticus chromosome 15, mApoSyl1.1, whole genome shotgun sequence genome harbors these coding sequences:
- the LOC127666144 gene encoding cytochrome P450 2J2-like — MFPWALRYLSGPHQKIFQYHEAVRGFIHHEILRHKLRTSEAPKDFISCYLSQITRAKDDPVSTFSEENLTQVVIDLFLGGTDTTATTLHWALIYLVHHRAIQERVQQELDEVLGTAQTICYEDRERLPYTRAVLHEVQRLSSVVAVGAVRQCVTSTWMHGYYVPKGTIILPNLASVLYDPECWETPHQFNPGHFLDKDGNFVANEAFLPFSAGHRVCPGEQLARMELFLMFATLLRTFQFQLPEGSQGLRLEYVFGGTLQPQPQKICAVLRLSSLSPRKP, encoded by the exons ATGTTTCCCTGGGCCCTCCGCTACCTCTCAGGGCCCCACCAGAAGATATTTCAGTACCACGAAGCTGTGAGGGGCTTCATCCACCACGAAATCCTCAGGCACAAGCTCAGAACGTCTGAGGCCCCCAAGGATTTCATCAGCTGCTACCTGTCACAAATCACCAGG GCCAAGGATGACCCTGTCTCCACGTTCAGTGAGGAGAACCTGACCCAAGTGGTGATTGACCTGTTTCTGGGAGGCACAGACACCACGGCCACCACACTGCACTGGGCTCTCATATACCTGGTCCATCACAGAGCCATCCAGG AGAGAGTGCAGCAGGAGCTGgatgaggtgctgggaactgcacaGACCATCTGCTATGAGGATCGAGAGCGACTACCCTACACCCGCGCTGTTCTCCATGAGGTACAGCGCCTTAGCAGTGTTGTGGCTGTGGGCGCGGTGCGTCAGTGTGTGACTTCCACCTGGATGCACGGTTATTACGTGCCTAAG GGAACCATCATCTTGCCCAATCTGGCCTCTGTGCTGTATGACCCTGAATGCTGGGAGACCCCTCACCAGTTCAACCCTGGCCACTTCCTAGACAAGGATGGAAACTTTGTGGCCAATGAGGCGTTCCTGCCCTTCTCTGCAG GGCATCGGGTGTGTCCTGGGGAACAGCTTGCCCGGATGGAGCTCTTCCTGATGTTTGCGACCCTCCTCAGGACTTTTCAGTTTCAACTACCAGAAGGGAGCCAGGGCCTCAGACTGGAATATGTGTTTGGTGGTACGCTGCAGCCTCAGCCCCAGAAGATCTGCGCAGTGCTTCGCCTGAGCAGTCTCAGCCCTAGGAAGCCCTAG